In Burkholderia pseudomultivorans, the DNA window TGGCCGAGTGCGCCCGTGCCGCTGTTGAAGCCGTTTTCGAGCACGAAGATCGCCTTCAGGCCGCCACCGAGGTCTTCGGTGCCGCGCAGGCCCCAACGGCTGCCCTGGGCGACGCCGTCGTCGTACTTGAACAGCTTGCTGCTGCCGCCGGTTGCGTTCTTGCTGTGGTTCACGTAGCTGATACCGGCATCGATGACGCCGTACAGGGTGACGCTGCTTTGTGCGTGAGCCGTGCCGGCGGTGGCTGCCAGGATGGCGATGGTCAACAGTTTCTTGTTCAAAGGATTCTCCGAGCGAATGAATGGCGTGTCCAGTTGCGGTTCCGGCGCTCTCTGCGGGCGCTTTCACGGACCGGCCGCAACTTTATCGGCGGGCCACGTAATGAATGTGACAGCCTCTGTCATATGACGAATGTGTGGTGCCGATGCGACACTGAATGATGCCCGGTTGCGCCATCGGGGGTTATACCGAATTCGCCTGTCGTTTGATCTGGCCGTGGAATATGCACATGAAATAAGCTTGGTTGGTGCCGTTTCCGCCCCGTGCCACGATGCGCGCTTCCACAACGATACGGGACAGAGGACACCATGCGACGCTCGATCTTGACCAGCCTTGCCGCGCTCGGCGCGGTGCTCGCCTTCGCGGCACCCGGCGCACACGCCGATCCGACGCTGAAGATCGGCACGATGAGCGGCCCCGACGCGCAGATCTGGACCGAGGTGACGAAGGTCGCCGCGCGCGAGGGCCTTGCGATCAAGGTCATCGAGTTCAACGACTACGTGCAGCCGAACGCGGCGCTCGACGCGGGCGACCTCGACGCGAACGGTTTCCAGCACCAGCCGTTTCTCGACAGCCAGATCAAGCAGCGCGGCTACAAGATCGTCAACGTCGGGCTGACCTACACGGCGCCGATGGGCTTCTATTCGAAAAAGATCAAGTCGCTCAAGGACTTGCCGGTCGGCGCGAAGGTCGGGATCCAGAACGACCCGTCCAACGGCAACCGCGCGCTGCTGTTGCTGCAGAAATACGGCGTGATCAAGCTGAAGGCGGGCGCCGGCACGAACGGCGTGAACGCGACGCCGCTCGACGTCGCGGAGAATCCGAAGAAGATCCGGATCGTCGAGCTCGACGCCGCGCAGCTGCCGCGCGCACTGCCCGATCTCGACGCCGCGTCGATCAATACCGACTACGCGGTGAAGGCGG includes these proteins:
- a CDS encoding MetQ/NlpA family ABC transporter substrate-binding protein; this translates as MRRSILTSLAALGAVLAFAAPGAHADPTLKIGTMSGPDAQIWTEVTKVAAREGLAIKVIEFNDYVQPNAALDAGDLDANGFQHQPFLDSQIKQRGYKIVNVGLTYTAPMGFYSKKIKSLKDLPVGAKVGIQNDPSNGNRALLLLQKYGVIKLKAGAGTNGVNATPLDVAENPKKIRIVELDAAQLPRALPDLDAASINTDYAVKAGLTPVKDAIAIEDLRGPYANLIAVRAQDKDKPWVKKLVAAYESDDVRKFIEQKFGGAIVPAF